From a single Deltaproteobacteria bacterium genomic region:
- a CDS encoding nitronate monooxygenase, translating into MPSRRIGKNNVNVFVIVSGRSMLRRSEKGGSMWLHTPLCDLLNIKYPIIQAGMGWDKEGLTTPPELVAAVSNAGGLGCIGGSSIRPEVIRERIRAVRQLTDKPFGVDITLPKMEDVRIPDPDEVRKEIQERFPKHAKFNDELIPKLGLTPVPPDRKSWVKTPAATREQLKVILEEKVPILIIGLGDTAEVVPLAHERGILVMALAGAVKHALSHARKGADVIIAQGYEAGGHTGTIGNFPLIPQIVDAVRPKPVVAAGGISDGRGVAAALALGAMGVWCGTTFLVTREGGINPIYKKQILNGSSEDFVRTAYTSGHFARHYRSETIKAWMASGLDAMPTPYQGNAMDEVRRAAEAANRVDVLHVPGGQVAGMLSEERNNVPAKEIVDRMVSEAAQILNDLRSRFVGA; encoded by the coding sequence ATGCCAAGCCGGAGGATCGGAAAAAATAACGTCAACGTGTTCGTGATCGTGTCGGGGCGCAGCATGCTGCGCCGGTCAGAAAAAGGAGGTTCTATGTGGTTACATACGCCATTATGCGATTTGTTGAATATCAAATATCCGATCATCCAAGCCGGCATGGGCTGGGACAAGGAAGGGTTGACGACGCCGCCGGAGTTGGTGGCCGCGGTGTCGAATGCGGGCGGGCTAGGTTGTATCGGCGGTAGTTCGATTCGGCCGGAAGTGATTCGCGAACGGATTCGCGCCGTGCGCCAGCTGACGGACAAACCGTTCGGCGTCGACATCACTTTGCCGAAGATGGAAGACGTGCGCATTCCCGATCCCGACGAAGTGCGCAAAGAGATCCAAGAACGGTTTCCCAAGCACGCCAAGTTCAACGACGAGTTGATTCCCAAATTGGGTCTGACTCCGGTGCCGCCGGATCGCAAAAGCTGGGTGAAAACCCCGGCGGCGACGCGGGAACAGCTGAAGGTGATTCTCGAAGAGAAGGTGCCGATTCTGATCATCGGTCTGGGCGACACCGCCGAGGTCGTGCCGCTAGCCCATGAACGCGGTATCCTGGTCATGGCGCTGGCTGGTGCGGTGAAGCATGCGCTCAGCCACGCGCGCAAGGGCGCGGATGTGATTATCGCCCAAGGTTACGAAGCGGGCGGACACACCGGCACGATAGGCAACTTCCCGCTAATTCCACAGATCGTTGACGCGGTACGGCCCAAACCGGTGGTCGCCGCCGGCGGTATCTCGGATGGCCGCGGTGTGGCTGCGGCACTGGCGCTGGGCGCCATGGGGGTGTGGTGCGGCACGACTTTCTTGGTGACTCGGGAAGGCGGCATAAATCCGATTTACAAAAAACAAATTCTCAACGGCAGCTCGGAAGATTTCGTGCGCACGGCTTACACCAGCGGCCACTTCGCGCGCCATTATCGCAGCGAGACGATCAAGGCTTGGATGGCCTCAGGTCTTGACGCGATGCCGACGCCTTACCAAGGAAATGCCATGGACGAAGTGCGGCGCGCCGCCGAGGCGGCCAATCGCGTCGATGTTCTGCATGTTCCCGGCGGTCAGGTTGCCGGCATGTTGAGCGAGGAGCGCAATAATGTTCCCGCCAAGGAGATCGTCGATCGCATGGTCAGCGAGGCGGCGCAAATTTTGAACGACCTTCGGTCGCGATTCGTCGGCGCGTAG
- a CDS encoding CoA transferase: MSGEFLKGYRALDLTGLSGQLAGRMLADLGMEVIKIEPPAGDPVRHLAPFITAANGAKLSTTFAHLNAGKHSKVIDLDSDTGRAAFGKLVETADVVIESFQPGVLDAKGLGYKDLAKVNPGVVMASITCFGQTGPKKNFIYNDLVGLAESGILYVCGDPATAPCKAPESQAYYFASLFATAGVLAALYRREKTGQGDHIDTSMQETLATHEHIIRLWANEKQNVKRAGSQHGSVAPAKIFTVKDGFVYLYVTRQHWKLFLSIWKDHAVTFDDAAWLNNVYRRDHVDELNPAVEAFLGKFTMAEITELLQDKGIPCVPVNTPMGFANDEHVQGRGFMTAVEHAGFGSAKQPGMPFMIDGSRPTVCSVPLLDSWRDISSSISPVSGKRREGAKPQAAKSTASSGNGPLDGMRIVSFDHVLAGPYGTTILAELGADVMKIESSKGGMDPFRFFGTGEDPNLSPRFLEFNRNKRSFTVNLKHPKGQGVLHDLVAKADAVLDNYSVDVVDRIGLGYKQLCAVKPDIVNLRMPGLGTTGPKRHFSTVGVNITAFTGLTYMWNHPGVTNPPIGAQLVYPDYVSGVLCAIIIISGVLHRDRQKKGAFIDLAQSEATAFMIGANLMEAASSGKNPEPIGNMSLAVAPHNCYPCQGEDRWCVISAENEQQWLALEKVVGGDVLGSARFKTNADRLRNRELLDGFIAQWTESKDAFAIRDELQKVGVPAGVVQTGEDLVNDPQLKERGFIVEVDNPRLGKVVLPNFPLHFTNAKLTRRWEFPVLGKDTETVLRDVVGYDAATIAAHKADGVLE, translated from the coding sequence ATGAGCGGAGAATTTCTCAAAGGTTATCGGGCATTGGATTTAACTGGTCTCAGCGGTCAGTTGGCAGGGCGCATGCTCGCCGATTTAGGCATGGAAGTAATCAAGATCGAGCCGCCTGCGGGCGATCCGGTGCGCCACTTGGCGCCTTTCATCACTGCGGCCAATGGCGCGAAGTTGAGTACGACGTTCGCGCATTTGAACGCCGGCAAACATAGCAAGGTCATCGATCTCGATAGCGATACGGGGCGCGCGGCGTTTGGCAAGTTGGTCGAGACCGCCGATGTCGTCATCGAAAGTTTTCAGCCAGGTGTGTTGGACGCTAAGGGGTTGGGTTATAAAGATCTCGCCAAGGTGAATCCCGGCGTCGTCATGGCATCGATCACTTGCTTCGGTCAGACCGGTCCGAAGAAAAACTTTATTTACAACGATCTCGTCGGTTTGGCTGAAAGCGGGATTCTCTATGTCTGCGGCGATCCGGCGACCGCGCCTTGCAAAGCGCCCGAGTCACAGGCTTATTACTTCGCCAGTTTGTTCGCCACCGCCGGCGTCTTGGCGGCGCTCTACCGGCGAGAGAAGACCGGCCAAGGCGATCACATCGACACCTCGATGCAAGAAACTCTGGCGACCCACGAACATATTATTCGCCTTTGGGCCAACGAGAAACAGAATGTGAAACGCGCCGGCAGCCAGCATGGCTCGGTGGCGCCGGCGAAAATATTCACGGTTAAAGATGGTTTCGTCTATTTGTATGTGACGCGCCAGCATTGGAAGCTTTTTCTCTCGATCTGGAAAGATCATGCGGTGACATTCGACGACGCCGCATGGCTGAATAATGTTTATCGGCGCGATCACGTCGATGAACTCAATCCCGCGGTGGAAGCGTTTCTCGGCAAATTCACCATGGCTGAGATCACTGAGTTGTTGCAGGACAAAGGCATTCCTTGCGTGCCGGTGAACACGCCCATGGGTTTTGCCAACGACGAGCATGTGCAGGGGCGCGGTTTCATGACTGCGGTGGAGCACGCCGGATTCGGCAGCGCCAAGCAGCCCGGAATGCCGTTTATGATCGACGGCAGTCGTCCTACGGTTTGCAGTGTGCCGTTGCTCGATAGTTGGCGCGACATTTCTTCTTCCATCTCACCCGTCTCGGGGAAGAGAAGAGAGGGGGCAAAACCGCAAGCAGCGAAATCCACCGCGTCTAGCGGCAACGGTCCCCTCGACGGCATGCGCATCGTCAGTTTCGATCACGTGCTCGCCGGTCCCTACGGCACGACGATCTTGGCCGAGCTCGGCGCCGATGTCATGAAAATCGAGTCGAGCAAAGGCGGCATGGATCCGTTTCGTTTTTTCGGCACCGGCGAAGATCCCAACTTGTCGCCGCGCTTTCTCGAATTCAATCGCAACAAGCGTTCGTTCACGGTCAATCTCAAACATCCCAAAGGCCAGGGCGTTTTGCATGACTTAGTCGCCAAGGCCGATGCCGTGCTCGACAACTATAGTGTCGATGTCGTCGATCGCATCGGCTTGGGCTACAAGCAGCTCTGCGCGGTCAAGCCCGATATCGTCAACTTGCGCATGCCCGGTCTCGGCACCACCGGCCCCAAGCGCCACTTTTCCACCGTCGGCGTGAACATCACAGCCTTCACCGGACTTACTTACATGTGGAATCATCCCGGCGTGACCAACCCGCCCATCGGTGCGCAGTTGGTTTACCCGGATTATGTTTCCGGCGTGTTGTGCGCGATCATCATTATTTCCGGCGTGCTTCACCGCGACCGGCAAAAGAAAGGCGCGTTCATCGACTTGGCGCAGTCCGAGGCGACGGCATTCATGATCGGCGCCAATCTGATGGAAGCGGCGTCGAGCGGCAAGAATCCTGAGCCGATCGGCAACATGTCGCTCGCCGTCGCACCGCACAACTGCTATCCCTGCCAGGGCGAAGACCGCTGGTGTGTGATCAGCGCCGAAAACGAACAGCAGTGGTTGGCGTTGGAAAAGGTGGTGGGAGGCGACGTGCTCGGTAGTGCGCGGTTTAAGACCAATGCCGATCGCTTGCGCAATCGTGAACTTTTGGACGGGTTCATTGCCCAGTGGACGGAGAGTAAAGACGCATTCGCGATTCGCGATGAGTTACAGAAAGTCGGCGTGCCAGCGGGGGTCGTCCAGACCGGCGAAGATTTGGTCAACGACCCGCAGTTGAAAGAGCGCGGTTTCATCGTCGAGGTAGATAATCCTAGACTGGGCAAAGTCGTGCTGCCGAATTTTCCGTTGCACTTCACCAACGCCAAACTGACGCGCCGCTGGGAATTCCCCGTGCTCGGCAAAGACACTGAGACCGTGTTGCGCGATGTCGTCGGCTACGATGCCGCGACGATTGCCGCACATAAGGCGGATGGGGTGTTGGAGTAG
- a CDS encoding extracellular solute-binding protein, which yields MSFIFAVIAVVLLTVAPAAAQTKAVSDLANYRGADREEVLKAGAKKEGKFIWYTSLTAHRDIANVFEAKYPGVKVETYRAGPNDLTRRLISEAQSKRSIADVVETTPTTTMIMRDNKLLMPYFSPHLVNYPEDSKEEADKTRVFWTTDRESIVGLGYNRNMMRAAEVPKNFAEMARPENKGKISVSGDTTGVRFVGAMIAAKGEEYVKQLRTLEIRAHMISGGAMHELMAAGEMHMSISIFRNHVLAGKLKGAPTEWVPLDLSQANAGSVALPATTNNPYASLLFIDFLISPEGQKIFEEKFRFASPTKNYGFKRWYPEKGKTLEQYEKAEERWKKLLHDIVVRR from the coding sequence ATGTCTTTTATTTTTGCCGTCATCGCAGTGGTTCTCCTTACCGTCGCTCCCGCCGCGGCGCAGACCAAGGCGGTAAGCGATCTCGCCAACTACCGTGGCGCGGACCGCGAGGAAGTGCTCAAGGCTGGGGCCAAGAAGGAAGGAAAGTTCATTTGGTACACCAGCCTGACCGCCCATCGCGACATCGCCAATGTGTTCGAGGCGAAATATCCCGGCGTTAAAGTCGAGACCTATCGCGCCGGGCCCAACGATCTCACCCGGCGCTTAATCTCCGAGGCGCAATCGAAACGCAGCATCGCCGACGTGGTCGAAACCACGCCGACCACGACCATGATCATGCGCGACAATAAATTGCTAATGCCTTACTTCTCGCCGCATCTCGTCAATTATCCCGAAGATTCGAAAGAAGAAGCCGATAAGACTCGGGTGTTTTGGACTACCGATAGAGAATCCATCGTCGGCTTGGGCTACAACCGCAACATGATGCGCGCCGCCGAGGTGCCGAAAAATTTCGCCGAAATGGCCAGGCCGGAAAACAAGGGCAAGATCAGCGTCAGCGGTGACACCACCGGCGTGCGCTTTGTCGGCGCGATGATCGCCGCCAAGGGCGAAGAGTATGTCAAGCAACTGCGCACTTTAGAAATCCGCGCCCATATGATCTCCGGCGGCGCCATGCATGAGTTGATGGCGGCTGGCGAGATGCATATGTCGATCTCGATTTTTCGTAATCACGTTCTTGCCGGCAAACTCAAAGGCGCGCCTACCGAATGGGTGCCCCTCGATTTGAGCCAGGCCAACGCCGGCAGCGTGGCGCTCCCGGCGACGACCAATAATCCCTATGCATCGCTGTTGTTCATCGATTTCCTAATCAGTCCCGAGGGGCAAAAGATCTTCGAGGAGAAGTTTCGCTTCGCCAGCCCGACGAAGAACTACGGTTTCAAGCGCTGGTATCCCGAAAAGGGCAAAACCCTCGAACAGTACGAGAAAGCTGAAGAGCGCTGGAAGAAGCTGTTGCACGATATCGTCGTGCGCAGGTAA
- a CDS encoding p-hydroxycinnamoyl CoA hydratase/lyase: MANYQTILVDNKEGVTTITLNRPEKRNAMSPQLHRDMYDCLTDLRYDKDTRVIIITGAGESFCAGQDLKQYFIEMDSQPERVRDEVREKSRQWRNEILRKMPQPVIAKINGWVFGGGFTVVTGCDIAIAADDVQLGLSEVNFGHFPGGEVTIVLSENLQPKHALYYALTGKTMSAKEAERIGLITKAVPRADLDKEVMEIANNLKEKAPSALNAVKEAWYYTFYSNPDVAYEISGLISDKAKAAIGGRPGLQQFARKEYRPGLGSYKVDEKK, encoded by the coding sequence ATGGCAAATTATCAAACCATTTTGGTTGACAACAAAGAAGGCGTGACGACGATTACGCTCAATCGGCCGGAGAAGCGCAATGCGATGAGCCCGCAGCTCCACCGCGACATGTATGACTGCTTGACCGACCTGCGCTACGATAAAGACACGCGGGTGATCATCATCACCGGCGCCGGGGAAAGTTTCTGCGCCGGCCAGGATTTGAAACAATACTTCATCGAGATGGACTCCCAGCCCGAACGCGTGCGCGACGAAGTGCGCGAGAAGTCGCGTCAATGGAGAAACGAAATTCTTCGCAAGATGCCGCAGCCGGTGATCGCCAAGATCAACGGATGGGTGTTCGGCGGCGGTTTCACGGTAGTAACCGGTTGCGATATCGCGATTGCCGCTGACGACGTCCAGCTCGGCCTCTCGGAGGTCAACTTCGGCCACTTTCCCGGCGGCGAGGTGACCATCGTCCTCTCCGAGAACCTCCAGCCCAAGCACGCCCTCTATTACGCACTCACCGGCAAGACCATGTCGGCTAAGGAAGCCGAGCGCATCGGTCTCATCACTAAGGCTGTGCCGCGCGCGGACTTGGACAAAGAAGTGATGGAGATCGCCAATAACTTGAAAGAGAAAGCGCCTTCGGCGCTCAACGCGGTCAAAGAGGCGTGGTACTACACCTTCTATTCGAATCCTGATGTTGCCTACGAAATCTCCGGTCTGATTTCCGACAAAGCCAAGGCGGCGATCGGCGGCCGGCCCGGCCTGCAACAGTTCGCGCGCAAGGAATATCGGCCGGGGTTGGGGTCGTATAAGGTTGACGAGAAGAAGTAA